A window of the Gossypium hirsutum isolate 1008001.06 chromosome A05, Gossypium_hirsutum_v2.1, whole genome shotgun sequence genome harbors these coding sequences:
- the LOC107958730 gene encoding AP-4 complex subunit sigma, whose amino-acid sequence MGIRFILMVNKQGQTRLAQYYEWLTLEERRALEGEIVRKCLARNEQQCSFVEHRNYKIVYRRYASLFFLVGVDNDENELAILEFIHLLVEAMDRHFGNVCELDIMFHLEKAHFMLEEMVMNGCIVETSKANILTPVQLLEKTS is encoded by the exons ATGGGGATCAGATTCATATTGATGGTGAACAAGCAAGGGCAGACTCGTCTCGCCCAATACTACGAGTGGCTTACCCTCGAAGAGCGCCGTGCTCTCGAAGGCGAGATCGTCCGCAAGTGCTTAGCCCGCAACGAACAACAG TGTTCATTTGTTGAGCACCGGAACTACAAAATTGTATATAGGCGATACGCTTCGCTGTTTTTCTTAGTTGGAGTTGACAACGACGAA AATGAGCTTGCAATTCTGGAATTTATACATCTCTTGGTAGAAGCCATGGACCGCCATTTTGGCAACGTG TGTGAGCTCGATATCATGTTCCATTTAGAGAAAGCTCATTTCATGCTGGAGGAAATGGTTATGAATGGTTGCATTGTTGAGACAAGCAAGGCTAACATTCTGACTCCAGTTCAGCTGTTGGAGAAAACATCATGA